From a single Rutidosis leptorrhynchoides isolate AG116_Rl617_1_P2 chromosome 5, CSIRO_AGI_Rlap_v1, whole genome shotgun sequence genomic region:
- the LOC139847391 gene encoding uncharacterized protein gives MSVSLIIKEETFTVISAYAPHAGLGDAEKKSFWELLDEVVRGCPADHRLIIGGDLNGHIGVEAEGYEGAHDGFGFGPRNEEGRSILEFAIAHELVVANSFFKKRDAQLATFHSGGRSTQIDFLLFRKGELRTCKDCKVLPALTCSSQHRLLVMDLVTRGRVGRRARAVQPRILWKNLYGANAETFRAIVVNRLSVEEDYVAPTDAD, from the coding sequence atgtcggttagttTAATTATTAAGGAGGAGACTTTCACGGTCATTAGTGCATACGCACCTCATGCGGGTTTAGGTGATGCGGAAAAGAAGAGTTTTTGGGAATTGTTAGATGAGGTGGTGAGGGGGTGCCCAGCCGACCATCGACTGATTATAGGTGGTGATCTGAATGGACATATAGGAGTGGAGGCAGAAGGTTATGAGGGAGCCCATGATGGCTTTGGGTTTGGTCCTAGAAATGAAGAGGGGCGCTCAATTCTTGAGTTTGCCATTGCTCACGAGTTGGTGGTAGCAAACTCTTTCTTCAAGAAGAGGGATGCTCAGTTAGCCACATTCCATAGCGGGGGTCGCAGCACCCAGATTGACTTTTTGCTTTTTCGTAAAGGGGAACTTAGGACATGTAAGGACTGTAAGGTCCTTCCAGCTTTGACGTGCTCCTCCCAGCACAGATTGCTGGTCATGGACCTAGTCACTAGGGGAAGAGTTGGCAGGAGGGCTAGGGCTGTACAACCTAGAATCCTTTGGAAGAACCTCTATGGAGCGAATGCGGAGACTTTTAGAGCGATTGTTGTTAATAGATTGAGTGTAGAAGAGGATTACGTTGCCCCTACGGACGCAGACTAG